Proteins encoded within one genomic window of Candidatus Pseudothioglobus singularis PS1:
- the rpoC gene encoding DNA-directed RNA polymerase subunit beta' codes for MKDLLQILKQQNKEQDFDAIRVGLASPEKIRSWSFGEVKKPETINYRTFKPEREGLFCAKIFGPMKDFECLCGKYKRMKFRNVVCEKCGVEVTLSKVRRERMGHIELAAPVAHIWYLKSLPSRLGLLMDMTLKDIERVLYFEAFLVTDPGSTPLIKKQLLTEEMYFDALDQYGDDEFVAKMGAEAMQDVLSEMQLEKEAANLREDALNTKSQTKLKKINKRLKLVDSLIKSGNKPEWMVLNVLPILPPDLRPLVPLDGGRFATSDLNDLYRRVINRNNRLGRLLELDAPEIIVRNEKRMLQEAVDSLIDNGRRGRAVMGNNRRPLKSIADMIKGKQGRFRQNLLGKRVDYSGRSVIVCGPYLKLHQCGLPKKMALELFKPFIYNRLQANGLASTIKAAKKMVESEIPEVWDILERVVHQHPVLLNRAPTLHRLGIQAFEPLLIEGKAIQLHPLVCTAFNADFDGDQMAVHVPLSEEAQLEARTLMLASNNILHLASGDPIIIPSQDVILGLYYMTREMVNQKGEGMVFANTNEALAAYDSKLVSLHSMIKLRVQDYEKTDSGFVPSTTRIVDTTIGRAIFSRILPKGLSFDLINEALTKKVVSNLIHVCYRTQELKETVIFADQMMYMGFEYSTKSGISFCSNDMIIPSEKSEMIDKANNQIKDVQQQFASGVVTNGERYNKVIDIWSRTSEEVAKAMMDKVGYEDITDSEGKTEKKPSFNSIYMMADSGARGSPAQIRQLAGMRGLMAKPDGSIIETPITSNFREGLNNMQYFISTHGARKGLADTALKTANSGYLTRRLVDVGQDLVVTEEDCGTENGLVMKAVIDGGNVVQTLGSAVLGRIVSEDVLMPNSNKVFLEKDHLITLSDSDRINELGIEFIKVRSAITCEISYGVCASCYGNDMARGHKIGVGEAVGVIAAQSIGEPGTQLTMRTFHIGGAASSSTAVNSINIGASGIVHYENMKSITNANGDLVVVSRSSEASIRNDLGQVKERYKLPYGAVVHFKDGGKVKVKDKIADWDPHTHPIIAENSGRVSFIDFVEGKTVVKSSDPLTGLTFFEMIEETERTSAAKDMKPMIKLVDKKDKKSILSTHYLPSGVKINLEDGQLIAAGEILAKIPKAVSKTSDITGGLPRVADLFEARKAKDHAILAENAGVVSFGSPTKSKVRMLITNEEGDVTEMMIHHWRAINVFDGETVEKGDVISDGPSNPHDILRLLGVEALANYIVKEVQNVYRLQGVKISDKHIEVVVKQMLRKVEILDNGDSNYVNGETAEHAHVVEKNKQLKAQNKKEIVFQRLLMGITKASLSTESFISAASFQETTRVLTEASITGRVDDLRGLKENVIVGRLIPAGTGFKHHQEKRKKRVADSFMQTSEAEQELSEQLSEVEAEAEE; via the coding sequence TTGAAAGATTTATTACAAATTTTAAAACAGCAAAATAAAGAACAAGATTTTGATGCAATTAGAGTTGGTTTAGCTTCTCCTGAAAAGATTCGTTCTTGGTCTTTTGGTGAAGTTAAAAAGCCAGAAACAATAAACTATAGAACCTTTAAGCCAGAAAGAGAAGGTTTATTTTGTGCTAAGATTTTTGGTCCAATGAAAGACTTTGAGTGCTTGTGCGGTAAATACAAACGTATGAAGTTTAGAAATGTTGTTTGCGAAAAATGCGGTGTTGAGGTTACGCTTTCTAAAGTAAGAAGAGAGAGAATGGGGCATATAGAGCTTGCAGCTCCAGTAGCCCATATCTGGTACTTAAAGTCATTGCCATCTAGATTAGGTCTTCTTATGGATATGACGCTTAAAGATATTGAAAGAGTATTGTATTTTGAAGCTTTTTTGGTAACTGATCCAGGTAGTACTCCATTAATTAAGAAACAACTTCTTACTGAAGAGATGTATTTTGACGCACTTGATCAGTATGGTGATGATGAGTTTGTTGCTAAGATGGGCGCTGAAGCTATGCAAGATGTTCTTTCTGAAATGCAGCTTGAAAAAGAAGCGGCTAATTTACGTGAAGATGCACTAAATACAAAATCTCAAACTAAACTTAAGAAAATTAATAAAAGACTTAAGCTTGTCGACTCATTAATTAAATCTGGAAATAAACCTGAGTGGATGGTTCTTAATGTGCTCCCAATTTTACCACCTGATTTAAGACCGCTTGTTCCACTGGACGGTGGTCGATTTGCAACATCTGACTTGAATGATCTTTATCGTCGAGTAATTAACAGAAACAATCGTCTTGGTAGGCTTTTGGAGTTAGATGCACCTGAAATAATTGTCAGAAATGAGAAGCGTATGCTCCAAGAAGCTGTCGATTCATTAATTGATAACGGTAGACGTGGTCGTGCTGTTATGGGTAATAACAGGCGTCCTCTCAAGTCGATTGCAGATATGATTAAAGGAAAGCAAGGTCGATTCCGTCAAAACTTGCTTGGAAAGAGAGTTGATTATTCTGGACGCTCAGTTATTGTTTGTGGTCCATACCTAAAACTCCACCAATGCGGTCTTCCGAAGAAGATGGCATTAGAGCTATTTAAACCATTCATCTACAACCGCCTTCAGGCCAATGGACTTGCTTCAACAATTAAGGCTGCTAAAAAAATGGTTGAAAGCGAAATCCCTGAGGTTTGGGATATTCTTGAGCGTGTTGTTCATCAGCATCCAGTTCTTTTAAATCGTGCACCAACACTTCATAGACTTGGAATTCAAGCTTTTGAACCTTTACTAATTGAAGGCAAGGCTATTCAGCTTCATCCACTTGTTTGTACAGCTTTTAATGCTGACTTTGATGGTGATCAAATGGCTGTCCATGTCCCACTTTCAGAAGAAGCTCAGTTAGAAGCAAGAACACTCATGTTGGCCTCTAATAATATACTTCACCTTGCAAGTGGTGATCCAATTATTATTCCTTCACAAGATGTTATTCTTGGGCTTTATTATATGACTCGAGAGATGGTCAATCAAAAGGGCGAAGGTATGGTTTTTGCAAATACCAATGAAGCTCTTGCAGCTTACGATTCTAAACTAGTCAGTCTTCACTCTATGATTAAGCTTAGGGTTCAGGATTATGAAAAGACAGATTCTGGCTTTGTTCCTAGCACGACTCGAATAGTTGATACAACTATTGGAAGAGCGATTTTCTCTAGAATTCTACCCAAAGGTTTGTCATTTGACTTAATTAACGAAGCTTTGACAAAAAAGGTAGTATCAAACTTAATTCATGTTTGTTATAGAACTCAAGAACTCAAAGAAACAGTTATCTTTGCAGATCAAATGATGTACATGGGTTTTGAGTATTCAACTAAATCTGGTATTTCATTTTGCTCGAATGATATGATTATTCCAAGTGAAAAATCTGAAATGATTGACAAAGCGAATAATCAAATCAAAGATGTCCAGCAGCAATTTGCATCTGGAGTTGTAACAAATGGTGAGCGCTATAATAAAGTCATTGATATTTGGTCTAGAACTTCTGAGGAAGTTGCAAAGGCGATGATGGACAAAGTTGGCTATGAAGACATAACAGATTCTGAAGGAAAGACTGAAAAGAAACCATCTTTTAATTCAATCTATATGATGGCAGACTCTGGTGCTCGAGGTTCTCCTGCACAAATCAGGCAGTTAGCTGGAATGCGTGGTCTGATGGCCAAGCCAGATGGTTCAATTATTGAGACTCCAATTACAAGTAACTTCCGTGAAGGTCTTAATAACATGCAGTACTTTATTTCAACACACGGAGCCCGAAAGGGTCTAGCAGATACGGCTTTAAAAACTGCTAACTCTGGTTATTTGACTAGACGACTAGTGGATGTTGGACAAGACCTAGTGGTCACTGAAGAAGATTGTGGCACTGAAAATGGTCTCGTTATGAAGGCTGTTATTGATGGTGGCAATGTGGTTCAAACATTGGGTTCTGCCGTTCTTGGTAGAATTGTCTCTGAAGATGTTTTAATGCCAAATAGTAATAAAGTATTTTTAGAAAAAGACCATTTAATAACCTTATCCGATTCTGACCGTATCAATGAGTTAGGGATTGAATTTATTAAAGTAAGGTCTGCCATTACTTGCGAAATATCATATGGTGTGTGCGCGTCTTGTTATGGTAATGATATGGCAAGAGGACATAAGATTGGAGTCGGTGAAGCAGTTGGAGTGATTGCTGCTCAATCGATTGGTGAGCCAGGGACACAGCTCACAATGCGTACTTTCCACATTGGTGGTGCTGCTAGTTCATCAACTGCTGTCAATAGTATTAATATTGGCGCCAGCGGTATAGTGCACTATGAGAATATGAAATCAATTACCAATGCAAATGGAGATTTAGTTGTTGTTTCAAGATCTTCAGAAGCCTCTATAAGAAATGATTTAGGACAAGTAAAGGAAAGATATAAACTTCCTTATGGTGCTGTAGTTCATTTTAAAGATGGTGGTAAAGTTAAGGTAAAAGATAAGATTGCTGACTGGGATCCTCATACTCATCCAATCATTGCTGAAAACTCTGGAAGAGTTTCTTTTATTGACTTTGTTGAGGGTAAAACTGTTGTAAAGAGCTCTGATCCCCTTACAGGACTCACTTTCTTTGAGATGATTGAAGAAACAGAGAGGACTTCAGCAGCTAAAGATATGAAGCCAATGATCAAGCTGGTTGATAAAAAAGATAAGAAATCTATTCTATCTACTCACTACTTGCCTTCAGGTGTCAAAATTAATCTTGAAGATGGACAGCTTATTGCTGCAGGTGAAATACTTGCAAAGATTCCTAAAGCTGTTTCAAAAACGAGTGATATTACAGGTGGTTTGCCACGCGTTGCAGATTTATTTGAGGCTAGAAAAGCAAAGGATCATGCTATTCTTGCTGAGAATGCGGGTGTTGTTAGTTTCGGAAGCCCAACTAAATCTAAAGTACGTATGCTGATTACCAATGAAGAGGGTGACGTTACTGAAATGATGATTCATCATTGGAGAGCAATCAATGTATTTGATGGTGAAACCGTTGAGAAGGGTGATGTGATTTCTGATGGCCCTTCAAATCCTCATGATATTCTTAGATTATTGGGTGTTGAGGCTTTGGCTAACTACATTGTAAAAGAAGTTCAAAATGTTTATCGACTTCAGGGCGTTAAGATTTCTGACAAGCATATTGAAGTTGTCGTAAAGCAAATGCTTAGAAAAGTTGAAATTCTTGATAACGGTGATTCAAACTATGTGAATGGTGAAACTGCTGAACATGCTCATGTTGTTGAGAAAAATAAGCAATTAAAGGCCCAGAATAAGAAGGAAATTGTTTTCCAGAGATTATTAATGGGAATTACTAAAGCTTCATTATCTACTGAGTCGTTTATCTCTGCCGCTTCATTCCAAGAAACAACAAGAGTTCTTACTGAGGCTTCGATTACAGGAAGAGTCGATGACCTTAGAGGCCTTAAAGAGAATGTAATTGTAGGTAGGCTTATTCCTGCTGGTACAGGTTTTAAGCATCATCAAGAGAAGAGGAAAAAGCGTGTAGCTGATTCTTTTATGCAAACTAGTGAAGCGGAGCAAGAGCTGTCAGAGCAGCTAAGTGAAGTCGAAGCAGAAGCTGAAGAATAA
- the trpE gene encoding anthranilate synthase component I → MEKSQFNSLIEKGFNHIPLSREVLVDTDTPLALYLKLANNPYSYFLESVQGGEKWGRYSFVGLAAETVIKVNDYDVSIEKKGKLNKQYKVEDPLTWIEDYQSKFKVPQLDELPDFNGGFVGYFGYEIIKYIEPKLKNIKKKDELNVPDILLMVSNDLLVVDNLTSKVHIITHINPEKESFEDGLSKLNIIEKNIRELFNFESTSTEKIESEDFVSSFGKEGFINAVEKVQKYITAGDVMQVVPSQRLSCSFKSDPIELYRQLRILNPSPYMYFLNLDGFAIVGSSPEILTRVDNNNVATIRPIAGTRSRGKNIKEDLENEKDLLSDDKEIAEHLMLIDLGRNDLGRIAKTGSVNLTDKMFIERYSHVMHIVSNVECELKEDMSSIDVLKATFPAGTLSGAPKVRAMEIIDEVETLKRNIYSGAIGNLSWHGGMDLAIAIRTAVIKDEVLYVQAGAGIVYDSIPEMEWQETMDKAQALIKAAQNI, encoded by the coding sequence ATGGAAAAATCTCAATTCAATAGTCTTATTGAAAAAGGCTTTAATCACATTCCTCTCTCAAGAGAGGTTTTAGTAGATACTGATACGCCTCTCGCTTTGTATCTTAAATTAGCAAATAATCCCTATAGCTATTTTTTAGAATCAGTACAGGGAGGTGAAAAATGGGGGCGTTACTCATTTGTTGGGCTAGCTGCAGAGACAGTTATTAAGGTGAATGATTACGATGTTTCAATCGAAAAAAAAGGGAAGCTGAATAAGCAATATAAAGTAGAAGACCCTCTTACATGGATTGAAGATTATCAAAGTAAATTTAAGGTTCCACAATTAGATGAACTGCCAGATTTCAATGGGGGATTTGTTGGATATTTTGGCTATGAAATTATTAAATATATTGAGCCAAAACTCAAAAACATAAAAAAGAAAGATGAGCTTAATGTTCCAGATATTCTATTGATGGTTTCAAACGATTTGTTGGTTGTCGATAATTTAACCAGTAAGGTTCATATCATTACTCACATTAATCCTGAGAAAGAGTCATTTGAGGATGGACTGTCAAAACTAAATATAATTGAAAAAAATATTAGAGAGCTATTTAATTTTGAATCAACATCCACTGAAAAGATTGAGTCTGAGGATTTTGTTTCCAGTTTTGGTAAAGAGGGCTTTATTAATGCAGTTGAAAAAGTTCAGAAATATATAACTGCAGGAGATGTTATGCAGGTTGTTCCATCTCAAAGATTAAGTTGTTCATTTAAGTCAGACCCTATAGAGCTATATCGTCAACTTAGAATACTAAATCCTTCTCCTTATATGTACTTTCTGAATCTAGATGGTTTTGCTATAGTTGGATCATCTCCTGAAATTCTAACACGAGTTGATAATAATAATGTTGCAACAATAAGACCAATAGCTGGAACTCGCTCAAGAGGTAAGAATATTAAAGAAGATCTTGAAAATGAAAAAGATCTCTTGTCGGATGATAAAGAAATTGCTGAGCACTTAATGCTGATTGATTTAGGCCGGAATGATTTAGGGCGAATTGCCAAAACTGGGAGTGTGAATTTGACGGATAAAATGTTCATTGAGCGCTATTCTCACGTCATGCATATAGTCTCAAATGTTGAGTGCGAGTTAAAAGAAGATATGAGTTCAATTGATGTCTTAAAGGCTACTTTTCCAGCAGGCACTCTAAGTGGTGCTCCAAAGGTTAGGGCGATGGAGATAATTGATGAAGTAGAGACCTTAAAAAGAAATATCTATTCTGGTGCCATAGGAAATCTTTCTTGGCATGGTGGTATGGATCTTGCCATTGCCATTAGAACAGCTGTAATTAAGGATGAGGTTCTTTATGTCCAAGCTGGCGCAGGAATTGTTTATGACTCAATACCTGAGATGGAATGGCAAGAAACAATGGATAAGGCTCAAGCCCTAATAAAGGCTGCACAAAATATATAG
- the dnaE gene encoding DNA polymerase III subunit alpha codes for MNSVDFVHLQCQSEYSVKNSLVRISNLIDSVKDLGMKSVALTDDMSLFSAIKFYQKAINAGIKPIIGAKISLSYEEGHYDVLLLCQNHEGYLNLSELISKAYLNEQGISIVSVTEEQLITHQKGLLMIASPASSDISKYLLSNNFEIAKKTALKWKSVFKDRYYMSVQRTERPLDESLLNLIIDLGLEVEVPIVATNDVQFIDQNDFEAHEARICIAEGGLLDDARRSKNFSNHQYLKTSEEMLLLFEDYPQVIKNSSEIAKRCNLHFELFEKNYLPLFPTPEGMSIADFFSQESKKGLEVRLKDLEVNKKFYIERLNFELSVILEMDFPGYFLIVSDFIRWAKENGIPVGPGRGSGAGSLVAWALSITNVDPIEHDLLFERFLNPERISMPDFDIDFCTDRRDEVIAYVAEKYGSEKVSQIITYGTMAAKGVVRDVGRVLGHPYGFSDQISKMIPNELKMTLDKALVDSVELKSRYDSEESVSTLIDLSQDLEGIIRNVGTHAGGVVIAPSKISDFCPIYKGSDESDVVVSQFDKDDVEAVGLVKFDFLGLSNLTVMDKAVKIIAKKGLSKELIDIDKLKLDDPKVFKLLQDCDTTGVFQLESEGMRGYLKKLKADCFEDIVAMLALYRPGPLDAGMVDDYIQVKHGAKVRYPHQMLEEILKPTNGVFLYQEQVMKSAQIMAGYSLGGADILRRAMGKKKVEEMAQQREVFVNGASKKNIDEKKANEIFDLIDKFSGYGFNKSHSVAYAYISYQTAWLKAHFPAPFMAAVLSGVMDDTDRVAFTVGESKKKGVKVISPDINQSEYEFSINDNKTIVYGLGAIKGVGEALVNEIVLEREQNGDYLDIFDFCFRIQKKYLNRRAIEALIYAGAFDIFDIKRATLISTYPSAVRQAEQRQSDLSKGQSSLFSDVDSHIEYEKKYIKGDFLSFKNIMMYEKKVMGYYLDRHPTDWYKADLKSIVCTLPKDIVFRNNRDVRILSLISDIVYRNTRKGQMASITIEDSERKINAAIFSQKLAQTSEKLVLDEVVVISGKVNKDFREQWQVVVDRVDSVDKVQLKFAKYLKIHLSQKNKNDYIELCSLLKEYHGSCPVIIEYESEQSSGRIPLSEEFDVSLDRELLDSIEKKLGHGKYKINY; via the coding sequence ATGAATTCTGTGGATTTTGTTCATCTTCAATGCCAAAGCGAATATTCTGTAAAGAATAGTTTAGTTCGCATATCAAATCTGATTGATAGTGTGAAAGATTTAGGTATGAAAAGTGTCGCACTTACAGATGATATGAGTCTTTTTTCAGCAATTAAATTTTATCAAAAAGCTATTAATGCTGGAATAAAGCCAATCATTGGAGCAAAGATTTCATTGTCTTATGAAGAGGGTCATTATGATGTTCTTTTGCTTTGCCAGAATCATGAAGGATACTTGAACCTTTCTGAGCTTATTTCAAAAGCCTATTTGAATGAACAAGGCATTTCTATTGTAAGTGTTACAGAAGAGCAACTGATAACTCATCAGAAAGGCTTATTAATGATTGCATCTCCTGCCTCTTCAGACATTTCAAAATATCTGTTATCTAATAATTTTGAGATTGCAAAAAAAACAGCTTTGAAGTGGAAGTCTGTTTTTAAGGATCGCTACTACATGTCAGTTCAGAGAACTGAAAGGCCATTGGATGAAAGCTTACTTAACCTAATAATTGATTTAGGATTAGAAGTAGAGGTTCCAATTGTAGCGACTAATGATGTCCAGTTTATAGATCAAAATGACTTCGAAGCTCACGAAGCTAGAATTTGTATTGCGGAAGGTGGATTATTAGATGATGCAAGAAGATCTAAAAACTTTAGTAACCACCAATATTTGAAAACTTCTGAAGAAATGTTGTTGTTGTTTGAGGATTACCCTCAAGTTATTAAAAATAGCTCTGAAATTGCAAAGCGTTGTAATCTTCATTTTGAACTTTTTGAGAAGAACTATCTTCCACTTTTTCCAACACCAGAGGGTATGTCAATTGCTGATTTTTTTAGTCAAGAGTCAAAAAAAGGTCTTGAAGTTAGACTTAAAGACCTTGAAGTGAATAAAAAATTTTATATTGAAAGATTAAATTTTGAACTTTCAGTAATATTAGAAATGGACTTTCCAGGTTATTTTTTAATTGTTTCTGATTTCATCAGATGGGCAAAAGAAAATGGCATTCCTGTGGGTCCGGGGCGAGGCTCTGGAGCTGGATCTCTTGTTGCATGGGCCCTTTCAATTACAAATGTTGATCCAATTGAGCATGATCTTTTATTCGAACGTTTTTTAAATCCTGAGCGTATTTCTATGCCAGATTTTGATATAGATTTTTGTACAGATAGGCGTGATGAAGTTATTGCGTACGTTGCTGAAAAATATGGATCTGAAAAAGTTTCTCAAATAATTACTTATGGAACTATGGCTGCAAAAGGAGTTGTTAGGGATGTTGGAAGAGTGCTTGGCCATCCTTATGGATTTAGCGATCAAATATCAAAAATGATTCCAAATGAGTTAAAAATGACCTTGGATAAAGCCCTCGTGGATTCCGTAGAACTAAAATCTAGATATGATTCAGAAGAAAGTGTATCAACCTTGATAGACTTGTCACAAGACCTTGAAGGAATTATTAGAAATGTTGGGACTCATGCTGGAGGCGTGGTTATTGCGCCAAGTAAGATTAGTGACTTCTGTCCAATCTATAAAGGTTCTGATGAATCAGATGTAGTGGTCTCACAATTTGATAAAGATGATGTTGAGGCTGTAGGATTAGTCAAGTTTGACTTTCTAGGTCTATCAAATTTAACTGTCATGGATAAGGCAGTAAAGATCATAGCCAAAAAAGGCCTTAGTAAGGAATTAATTGATATTGATAAACTGAAACTGGATGATCCTAAAGTATTTAAGCTTCTTCAAGATTGTGATACAACAGGTGTTTTTCAGCTAGAGTCTGAAGGAATGCGTGGTTATTTAAAAAAACTTAAGGCGGACTGTTTTGAAGATATTGTAGCCATGTTAGCGTTATATAGGCCTGGGCCTCTTGATGCGGGTATGGTTGATGATTATATTCAAGTAAAGCATGGTGCAAAGGTGAGGTACCCACACCAAATGCTTGAAGAAATTCTAAAGCCAACTAATGGTGTATTTTTATATCAAGAGCAGGTTATGAAATCTGCTCAAATTATGGCTGGATACTCTTTAGGTGGTGCAGATATCTTAAGACGTGCAATGGGTAAAAAGAAGGTTGAGGAGATGGCTCAGCAGCGTGAAGTATTTGTAAACGGCGCCTCTAAGAAAAATATTGATGAGAAAAAAGCAAATGAAATATTTGATCTTATTGATAAGTTCTCTGGTTATGGGTTCAATAAATCCCATTCGGTAGCCTACGCCTATATTTCATATCAGACGGCATGGCTTAAGGCTCACTTTCCAGCGCCATTTATGGCCGCTGTTTTGTCCGGCGTTATGGATGATACTGATCGAGTTGCTTTTACAGTTGGAGAGTCAAAGAAAAAAGGAGTTAAAGTTATTTCTCCAGATATCAATCAATCAGAGTATGAATTTAGTATAAATGATAATAAAACAATTGTTTATGGTCTTGGAGCAATCAAAGGGGTTGGTGAGGCGCTGGTAAATGAAATTGTCCTTGAAAGAGAACAAAATGGTGACTATTTAGATATTTTTGATTTTTGCTTTCGAATACAGAAAAAATATTTAAACCGCAGGGCTATTGAAGCGCTTATTTATGCTGGTGCATTTGATATCTTTGATATTAAAAGAGCTACTTTAATATCAACTTATCCAAGTGCGGTCAGACAAGCAGAGCAAAGACAAAGTGATCTATCAAAAGGCCAAAGTAGTCTTTTTTCTGATGTTGATAGTCATATTGAGTATGAAAAGAAATACATAAAAGGTGATTTTTTATCTTTTAAAAATATTATGATGTATGAAAAAAAGGTCATGGGTTACTATTTAGATCGACATCCTACTGACTGGTATAAAGCAGACTTAAAGTCAATTGTTTGCACGTTACCAAAAGACATTGTGTTTAGAAATAATCGAGATGTAAGAATACTATCTCTTATATCTGACATTGTTTACAGAAATACAAGAAAAGGACAGATGGCTAGCATAACTATTGAAGATTCAGAAAGAAAGATAAATGCAGCAATTTTTTCTCAAAAGTTAGCGCAAACTAGTGAAAAATTAGTTTTAGACGAGGTGGTGGTCATTTCTGGAAAAGTCAATAAAGATTTTAGAGAACAGTGGCAAGTTGTTGTAGACAGAGTAGATTCAGTAGATAAAGTTCAATTAAAATTTGCAAAATATTTAAAAATTCATCTGAGTCAAAAAAATAAAAATGACTATATAGAGTTATGTAGTTTGCTAAAAGAATATCATGGATCTTGCCCAGTGATTATAGAGTACGAATCAGAACAATCTTCAGGAAGAATACCATTATCAGAGGAGTTTGATGTATCACTGGATCGAGAATTGCTAGATTCAATTGAAAAAAAATTAGGGCACGGGAAATACAAGATTAACTATTAA
- the coaBC gene encoding bifunctional phosphopantothenoylcysteine decarboxylase/phosphopantothenate--cysteine ligase CoaBC, whose amino-acid sequence MNTLTNKRVLLGVSGSIAAYKSPDIVRRLQDLGAEVRVIVTDGGKKFVSERSLQTISKNKVYSNLWDKEAELAMSHIELAKWSDIVIIAPASANTIAKLCHGRADDLLSTVILATDAKVMLAPSMNQQMFASKAIKDNLKILLKRGIVLIEPGFGEQACGDIGEGRLAEPLEIAKQAADLFTSSSLSGKKVLITLGGTIEAIDPVRYISNHSSGKMGMALAHECIQAGAKTTLIIGSISIDIETRAEVIRIVSAEDMYKAVMQRIESQDLFISCAAVADFRPKNISNNKIKKNNNSVTIELIKNKDILASVCQLNKKPICIGFAAETENLIDNARAKLASKQCEAIILNDVSQSEIGLNSDENEVHFITKEEIVKK is encoded by the coding sequence ATGAATACCTTAACCAACAAACGCGTTCTGTTAGGTGTAAGTGGCTCAATTGCTGCATACAAATCGCCTGATATTGTTCGTAGACTTCAAGATTTAGGTGCTGAAGTGAGAGTCATTGTAACTGATGGTGGCAAAAAATTTGTAAGTGAGAGATCCCTTCAAACAATATCAAAGAATAAAGTTTATAGCAACCTATGGGATAAAGAAGCTGAGCTTGCTATGAGCCATATCGAGCTAGCAAAGTGGTCAGATATTGTTATTATAGCTCCAGCCTCAGCCAATACAATAGCAAAACTCTGTCATGGTAGGGCAGATGATTTATTGTCAACAGTTATCTTGGCGACTGACGCCAAAGTCATGTTAGCGCCATCCATGAATCAGCAAATGTTTGCATCAAAAGCCATCAAAGATAATTTAAAAATTCTACTAAAACGAGGCATTGTTTTGATTGAACCAGGCTTTGGAGAGCAGGCTTGCGGAGATATCGGTGAGGGAAGACTAGCTGAACCATTAGAGATTGCAAAACAAGCAGCAGATCTTTTTACCTCAAGCTCACTCAGTGGAAAAAAAGTTTTAATCACCTTAGGTGGCACAATTGAGGCAATTGATCCTGTGAGATACATCTCAAATCATAGTAGCGGAAAAATGGGAATGGCACTTGCCCATGAATGCATTCAAGCAGGTGCAAAGACAACATTAATTATTGGCTCGATATCTATAGATATTGAAACAAGGGCTGAGGTCATTCGTATTGTCAGTGCGGAGGATATGTACAAAGCTGTAATGCAAAGAATTGAGTCTCAAGATTTATTTATAAGCTGTGCTGCAGTTGCAGATTTTAGGCCAAAAAATATTAGCAATAACAAGATTAAAAAAAATAATAATTCGGTGACTATCGAACTTATCAAAAATAAAGATATTCTAGCCAGTGTATGCCAGCTCAACAAAAAACCAATTTGTATTGGTTTTGCGGCTGAAACTGAAAATTTAATAGATAATGCAAGAGCGAAACTTGCAAGCAAGCAGTGTGAAGCTATCATACTCAATGATGTGTCTCAGAGTGAAATTGGTCTTAATTCAGATGAAAATGAAGTTCACTTCATTACTAAAGAAGAGATTGTGAAAAAATAG